A single genomic interval of Aegicerativicinus sediminis harbors:
- a CDS encoding geranylgeranylglyceryl/heptaprenylglyceryl phosphate synthase, whose amino-acid sequence MNEILAYIKYGASRKIPFLAVLLDPDKLEVKDLPRLLNKIHKSATTHILVGGSTVKDGQTQEIVSVIKQLSHLPIIIFPGDTNQICEEADAILFLSLLSGNNPDYLIGKHVEAVPKLLNSDLEIIPTAYILVENGKATAVEKVTETVPIPNSDINQVVHTAKAGEFLGMQLCYLEAGSGANQPIPVDIIKAVKSILNIPLIIGGGINNMQGIQKAYDAGADMVVIGTAFENDPCFFETTEKINQISHENIR is encoded by the coding sequence GTGAATGAAATCTTAGCATATATAAAATATGGAGCTTCTAGAAAAATTCCATTTTTGGCTGTATTGCTAGATCCAGACAAATTGGAGGTTAAAGACTTACCAAGGTTATTAAATAAAATCCACAAATCGGCTACCACTCACATTTTAGTAGGTGGAAGTACGGTTAAAGATGGACAAACACAGGAAATTGTTTCAGTCATTAAGCAGCTAAGCCATCTGCCAATCATTATATTTCCTGGAGATACCAATCAGATTTGTGAAGAGGCAGATGCTATCTTATTTCTTTCACTGCTATCGGGTAATAATCCAGATTATTTAATAGGAAAACATGTGGAAGCCGTTCCTAAACTTTTAAATTCAGATTTGGAAATTATCCCAACGGCTTATATTCTTGTTGAAAATGGCAAAGCTACAGCCGTGGAAAAGGTCACGGAAACAGTGCCAATTCCAAATTCAGATATAAACCAAGTAGTACATACCGCTAAGGCAGGAGAATTTTTAGGAATGCAGTTATGTTATTTGGAAGCAGGAAGTGGGGCAAACCAACCTATACCAGTAGACATTATTAAAGCAGTAAAGTCAATTCTCAACATTCCATTAATTATTGGTGGAGGAATCAACAACATGCAAGGTATTCAGAAGGCGTATGATGCGGGAGCGGACATGGTTGTAATCGGAACAGCTTTTGAAAATGATCCATGTTTTTTTGAAACCACAGAAAAAATAAATCAGATTTCCCATGAAAATATCCGTTGA
- the pnuC gene encoding nicotinamide riboside transporter PnuC, whose protein sequence is MNQIFDFFLDAYRDTPTYAIILEFIAFVFGILSVYYAKKENIWVYPTGLIATIITVYLLYVAGYLGDMMMNVYYSIMSIYGWWNWSRKKNNVYVVPISRTNLKEKLIGVLFFILTMVVTYLVYRGFDYEIGTTNYIDIVTSGIFFTAMWYMAIKKLENWTLWIIGDIVTVPLYGYRGLGMLSLQYLIFTILAIQGYIAWKKALNKNLQTA, encoded by the coding sequence ATGAACCAGATTTTTGATTTTTTTTTAGATGCTTATCGAGATACCCCAACTTATGCTATTATACTGGAATTTATAGCCTTTGTTTTTGGTATACTAAGCGTTTACTATGCTAAAAAAGAGAATATTTGGGTTTATCCTACTGGATTAATAGCTACGATTATAACTGTTTATCTTCTTTATGTTGCAGGTTATTTGGGAGATATGATGATGAACGTTTATTACTCTATAATGAGTATCTACGGATGGTGGAACTGGTCTAGAAAAAAGAACAATGTCTATGTTGTGCCAATTTCCAGAACCAATCTAAAAGAAAAATTAATTGGTGTTTTGTTTTTTATTCTTACTATGGTTGTAACCTACCTAGTTTATAGGGGATTTGACTATGAAATTGGAACCACAAATTATATAGATATTGTTACTTCCGGCATCTTTTTTACCGCAATGTGGTACATGGCTATTAAGAAACTTGAAAACTGGACACTTTGGATTATCGGGGATATCGTAACAGTTCCGCTTTATGGTTATCGTGGTCTAGGCATGCTATCTTTACAATATCTTATCTTTACAATCCTTGCAATTCAAGGGTACATCGCATGGAAAAAAGCCTTAAACAAAAACCTTCAGACTGCATAA
- a CDS encoding AAA family ATPase — protein MEKSLKQKPSDCIKVVMFGPESTGKTTLAMKLAEHYNTAWVPEYARDYLQKKWDKEKKICETADLLPIAKGQIKIENELTEIANKILICDTDLLETKVYSETYYGGSCDPLLEEYAIKNQYDLYFLTYVDIPWVKDDLRDKPFQRAEMFAAFEQALIEYNRPYIILKGSMEQRLSLAVDTIDKKFFK, from the coding sequence ATGGAAAAAAGCCTTAAACAAAAACCTTCAGACTGCATAAAAGTTGTAATGTTTGGTCCTGAATCCACAGGAAAAACCACCTTAGCCATGAAATTGGCTGAGCATTATAATACGGCTTGGGTACCCGAGTATGCTAGGGATTATCTTCAGAAAAAGTGGGACAAGGAAAAGAAAATCTGTGAAACTGCTGATCTTTTACCAATTGCCAAAGGCCAAATTAAAATTGAAAACGAACTTACTGAAATAGCTAATAAAATATTGATTTGTGATACTGATCTTCTAGAAACCAAAGTATATTCGGAAACTTATTATGGCGGTAGTTGTGATCCATTATTGGAGGAATATGCGATTAAAAATCAATATGATTTATATTTCTTAACTTATGTAGATATACCTTGGGTAAAGGATGACCTGCGTGATAAACCTTTTCAAAGAGCAGAAATGTTTGCGGCTTTTGAACAAGCCTTAATCGAATACAATCGTCCATATATTATCCTTAAAGGTAGTATGGAGCAACGGTTATCTCTCGCAGTTGATACAATTGATAAAAAATTTTTTAAATGA